In the genome of Paenibacillus sp. FSL R5-0766, one region contains:
- a CDS encoding DedA family protein, whose amino-acid sequence MQNWITDFMEQYGYIGIALIIALENVFPPIPSEIILPFGGFMTTYTSLTLPGVIIAATIGSVLGAVILYGIGLLIDVERLEKIVERWGHVLRIKKEDIHRVDAWFDKYGMWTVLFCRMVPLVRSLISIPAGMSNMKFGLFLLFTTIGTLIWNVILVCVGAALGASWESILHFMDVYSIVVYVILAIIVIGCIIWWIRRSKKQK is encoded by the coding sequence ATGCAAAACTGGATAACCGATTTCATGGAACAATACGGCTACATAGGCATTGCACTCATTATTGCTCTTGAGAACGTATTTCCCCCGATTCCATCCGAAATCATCTTGCCGTTTGGCGGATTCATGACCACCTATACCAGTCTCACTCTTCCAGGAGTTATTATCGCCGCAACTATTGGCTCTGTCCTTGGTGCTGTGATCCTGTATGGTATTGGTCTACTCATTGACGTCGAACGCCTTGAGAAAATTGTGGAACGCTGGGGACATGTTCTGCGCATCAAAAAAGAGGATATTCACCGTGTCGATGCATGGTTTGACAAATATGGCATGTGGACCGTATTATTCTGCCGAATGGTTCCCCTCGTCCGTAGTCTTATCTCCATTCCCGCAGGCATGTCCAATATGAAATTTGGTTTATTCCTTCTCTTTACAACCATTGGTACATTGATCTGGAATGTCATTCTGGTCTGCGTTGGTGCTGCGCTTGGCGCATCATGGGAGAGTATTTTGCACTTTATGGACGTCTATTCCATTGTAGTGTACGTCATTCTGGCCATCATTGTCATCGGATGTATCATCTGGTGGATCAGACGTAGCAAAAAGCAGAAATAA
- a CDS encoding cob(I)yrinic acid a,c-diamide adenosyltransferase: MGIYTRTGDEGQTSVIGGRVIKDDDRVEAYGTIDELNCFVGQAISLIDSAQGEFEDLREHLLEVQQELFDCGSDLAFVKISETKYKVRDEMVTRLEQWIDQYDAENPKVERFIIPGGSQLSSALHVCRTVCRRAERRTVTLGQHTDINPSVRRYLNRLSDYFFVVARTANARQQVADIEYVRSKKVFRRKE; the protein is encoded by the coding sequence ATGGGCATATATACACGAACAGGTGACGAAGGACAGACTTCGGTCATCGGTGGACGCGTCATCAAGGATGATGACCGGGTTGAGGCTTATGGCACGATTGATGAATTAAACTGTTTTGTAGGCCAGGCGATCAGCCTTATTGACTCTGCTCAAGGGGAATTTGAAGATCTGCGTGAACATCTGCTGGAAGTTCAGCAGGAACTGTTTGATTGCGGGTCGGATCTAGCCTTTGTGAAGATTAGTGAAACCAAATATAAGGTGAGAGATGAGATGGTCACACGTCTGGAACAATGGATTGACCAGTATGATGCAGAGAATCCAAAAGTGGAACGGTTCATTATTCCTGGTGGCAGTCAGCTGTCTTCTGCTCTTCATGTGTGCCGTACTGTATGTCGTCGCGCAGAGCGTCGCACGGTAACACTTGGACAACATACAGATATTAATCCGTCTGTACGACGGTATCTAAACCGACTGTCTGATTATTTCTTCGTGGTTGCACGGACGGCCAACGCGAGACAACAGGTGGCGGATATTGAATATGTGCGGAGCAAAAAAGTATTCCGCCGCAAAGAATGA
- a CDS encoding RluA family pseudouridine synthase — MSQYYSPIVYTVTEQEDGWLLKTVLQRRLLVSRKLLSKIKLTEQGIMLNGERVYISVKVAAGDVVEVRMEQEESDDILPEPIPFTVLYEDEHLLIVNKDAGIIVHPTHGHYTGTLANGVVHYWKTKGERFRFRPIHRLDQETSGVLAIAKNPYVHQHVSEQMIAGTVDKKYIALVHGSPVPEQGSVDGPIDRDPEEPHRRIVTPDGYAARTLYTTVTRWSGGSASAISLKLESGRTHQIRVHMTSIGCPLIGDRMYKTLPVHEIDEQTIVVREERDSWIERQALHACELTFEHPILQERITFQAPLPADMAALEQRLNDEGAPREEL; from the coding sequence ATGAGCCAATATTATTCGCCGATTGTCTACACGGTGACCGAACAAGAAGATGGCTGGCTGCTGAAGACCGTGCTTCAGCGGCGGCTGCTGGTGTCGCGTAAGCTTTTGTCCAAAATCAAGCTGACTGAACAAGGCATCATGTTAAATGGGGAGCGCGTATACATTAGCGTCAAGGTGGCTGCGGGTGATGTCGTTGAAGTTCGGATGGAGCAAGAGGAATCGGATGATATTTTGCCTGAGCCTATTCCCTTTACCGTTCTGTATGAAGACGAGCACTTGCTTATTGTCAACAAGGATGCGGGCATCATCGTTCATCCGACACATGGACATTACACAGGTACTTTGGCAAATGGCGTTGTTCATTACTGGAAAACCAAGGGCGAGCGCTTTCGGTTCAGACCGATTCATCGACTTGATCAGGAAACGTCAGGTGTTCTTGCTATAGCCAAGAACCCTTATGTCCATCAACATGTCTCTGAACAGATGATTGCTGGAACAGTGGACAAGAAATATATTGCACTTGTGCACGGAAGCCCTGTCCCGGAACAGGGGTCAGTAGATGGCCCGATTGATCGCGATCCTGAAGAGCCACACCGCCGAATCGTAACACCTGATGGTTACGCTGCAAGAACGTTGTATACAACCGTAACACGTTGGTCAGGGGGCAGCGCCAGTGCGATAAGTCTCAAGCTGGAAAGTGGCAGAACCCATCAGATCAGGGTACATATGACGTCCATCGGCTGTCCATTAATTGGTGATCGAATGTACAAGACACTACCTGTGCACGAGATCGATGAGCAGACCATTGTTGTCCGGGAAGAACGGGACAGCTGGATCGAACGCCAAGCATTACACGCTTGTGAGCTGACGTTTGAACACCCAATTCTACAGGAACGCATAACGTTCCAGGCTCCTTTACCAGCAGATATGGCCGCGTTGGAGCAGCGTTTGAATGATGAGGGAGCTCCCAGAGAAGAACTGTAG
- a CDS encoding arsenate reductase family protein — MSNLKVYQYAKCGTCRKAVKWLEAQGHELELIPIFDSPPSESELTELIQKSGLEVKKFFNTSGEVYKEQQLKDKLPGISADEQIRLLASNGRLIKRPIVTDGEKVTVGFKEETYEQEWNNA; from the coding sequence ATGAGTAACTTAAAAGTATATCAATATGCCAAATGCGGCACATGCCGCAAAGCTGTAAAATGGCTTGAAGCTCAAGGACATGAGCTGGAGCTAATCCCTATTTTTGACTCACCGCCATCCGAATCTGAACTAACAGAACTCATCCAAAAGAGCGGGCTTGAAGTGAAAAAGTTCTTTAATACGAGCGGAGAAGTGTACAAAGAACAACAACTGAAGGACAAGCTTCCCGGAATTTCCGCTGATGAACAGATTCGTTTGTTGGCTTCCAATGGTCGTCTCATCAAACGTCCGATCGTTACGGATGGAGAAAAGGTGACGGTTGGATTCAAGGAAGAAACGTACGAGCAGGAATGGAATAACGCATAA
- a CDS encoding 5'-3' exonuclease H3TH domain-containing protein has protein sequence MNQRNEPTLLLVDGMAVLFRAFYATSASGYIRRTKAGLPTNAVYGFIRYFWDAVQTFGPSHVVCCWDMGGKTFRGEEYAAYKGNRAEAPDDLIPQFALIREVMDSLGIPNIGAQGFEADDCIGTLAKYYTEETDMNVMVLTGDHDMLQLINDRTSIIIMKKGHGNYMVYNPETLMAEKQLTPRQVIDMKGLMGDASDNYPGVRGIGEKTALKLVQEYGSIEGILSNMDKLTPSVRNKIENDLDMLHLSRKLAEIHCAVPVACALDICELRLDPDMVMDKFEQLEMKSLGSWMGVAIG, from the coding sequence GTGAATCAACGTAATGAACCTACTTTGTTGCTGGTAGACGGTATGGCGGTGTTGTTTCGTGCTTTTTATGCGACATCTGCAAGCGGATATATCAGACGTACAAAGGCAGGATTGCCTACCAACGCAGTCTACGGATTTATCCGTTATTTCTGGGATGCGGTTCAGACTTTTGGGCCAAGTCATGTCGTATGTTGTTGGGATATGGGCGGTAAGACGTTCCGCGGTGAAGAATATGCAGCCTACAAAGGCAACCGGGCTGAAGCTCCGGATGACCTGATTCCCCAGTTTGCTCTGATTCGTGAAGTCATGGATAGCCTGGGTATTCCAAATATAGGTGCACAAGGATTCGAAGCCGACGATTGTATCGGGACGCTTGCGAAGTATTATACCGAAGAGACCGATATGAATGTTATGGTGCTGACGGGTGACCACGACATGTTGCAACTGATCAATGACCGCACAAGTATCATTATTATGAAAAAAGGCCATGGCAACTACATGGTGTACAACCCTGAAACGCTCATGGCAGAGAAACAACTGACACCTCGTCAAGTGATTGACATGAAGGGTCTGATGGGAGATGCCAGCGACAATTATCCCGGAGTACGGGGAATTGGTGAGAAAACAGCGTTGAAGCTTGTACAGGAATACGGCTCCATTGAAGGGATTCTGAGCAACATGGATAAACTGACCCCTTCGGTGCGTAACAAGATTGAGAATGATCTGGACATGCTTCATCTGTCCCGCAAACTGGCAGAGATTCATTGTGCTGTTCCGGTTGCCTGTGCGCTGGATATCTGTGAATTGCGTCTTGATCCGGATATGGTGATGGACAAGTTTGAACAACTTGAGATGAAGAGCCTTGGCTCTTGGATGGGAGTGGCAATAGGGTGA
- a CDS encoding phosphodiester glycosidase family protein: MKNVRTGKKWWTGAMALVLALPVILSGAVSAPQTVDAKAAINTKVQKVKAAGRNFTVQTVSIPKGTPVTVGLAKKQVGQTATLPSIVKAYGAQAAINGAFFEAYNGAPDPYGMLIANGKVIHIGRYGTSIGFKEDGSAIMDSLQVSLTGKVTDTKGKSRSWYATFINRTPSANASITMLYTPERGATVGFKGGTAVVMEKGIVTKKVPNTNVAIPKNGSVLVFTGNQKSSSDRFTVGSTVEMNYKYTNAAGKEIPWQDVVTAVGAGPRLVKDGKVAVNPTSEGFKDAKILNASGARSGIAIMADGSVMLATVSGATIKEWAAVMQKLGAKQAMNLDGGASSGMYAGGKMLTSPGRLLSNTLVFGGSVR; encoded by the coding sequence ATGAAGAACGTACGAACAGGCAAAAAGTGGTGGACAGGGGCTATGGCCCTCGTCCTGGCCTTGCCCGTAATTCTTTCGGGAGCAGTAAGTGCACCACAGACAGTGGATGCCAAAGCAGCAATTAACACCAAAGTACAGAAAGTAAAAGCAGCAGGACGTAATTTTACCGTACAGACCGTTTCGATTCCAAAGGGAACACCGGTTACCGTGGGACTCGCGAAGAAGCAAGTTGGCCAGACGGCAACATTGCCATCGATTGTGAAAGCCTATGGTGCGCAAGCAGCCATTAACGGAGCATTTTTTGAAGCATATAACGGAGCACCAGATCCATACGGTATGTTAATAGCAAATGGTAAGGTCATACATATTGGAAGATACGGAACATCCATCGGATTTAAGGAAGACGGCTCGGCGATCATGGATTCACTTCAGGTGAGTTTGACAGGTAAAGTAACGGATACAAAAGGTAAATCACGGAGTTGGTATGCAACCTTTATTAATCGAACACCTTCAGCGAACGCAAGCATTACGATGCTGTATACGCCTGAACGAGGTGCCACAGTTGGGTTCAAAGGTGGCACTGCGGTTGTTATGGAGAAAGGTATTGTGACCAAAAAAGTGCCCAATACCAATGTAGCGATTCCTAAGAATGGCTCGGTACTGGTCTTCACAGGTAACCAGAAGTCTTCTTCGGATCGTTTCACCGTTGGTTCGACCGTAGAAATGAATTATAAGTATACGAACGCAGCAGGCAAAGAGATCCCTTGGCAAGATGTAGTGACTGCTGTTGGGGCAGGACCCCGTCTGGTGAAAGACGGCAAGGTAGCTGTCAATCCGACGAGCGAAGGTTTCAAGGATGCCAAGATTCTTAATGCTTCCGGAGCCAGAAGTGGTATTGCGATCATGGCGGACGGTTCTGTTATGCTGGCTACCGTTTCCGGAGCAACAATCAAGGAGTGGGCAGCAGTGATGCAGAAGCTTGGTGCCAAACAGGCCATGAATCTGGATGGCGGTGCTTCCTCGGGTATGTATGCCGGGGGCAAAATGCTGACTTCTCCAGGTCGGCTATTGAGTAATACACTCGTATTTGGCGGCTCTGTGCGTTAA
- a CDS encoding MOSC domain-containing protein, translating to MTLTSDRKPGEGNTAVLAINVGLPQPLPGQKREVLSGIVKHPVSDAVFLSFTGMTGDAQADLVHHGGPDKAVCVYDYSRYPVLEQLMDRKLDWGACGENLTVEGCAEEDVRIGDVYELGEATVQVSQPRQPCFKLGARYDYKELPVYFQESGHTGFYFRVLQEGEVGPSSIFRRISTDPASMTVLEANRIMHQGKEDMEGIQALLAIPALSDSWRQTLMKRLSKLENK from the coding sequence ATGACACTCACATCTGATCGAAAGCCAGGGGAGGGTAATACAGCTGTTCTGGCCATTAATGTAGGGTTGCCGCAGCCGCTCCCTGGGCAGAAGCGTGAAGTGCTGAGCGGCATTGTGAAACATCCTGTATCCGACGCGGTTTTCCTGTCATTCACTGGAATGACAGGGGACGCGCAGGCGGATCTGGTGCATCATGGCGGCCCTGACAAAGCCGTTTGTGTATACGATTACAGTCGTTATCCGGTGCTGGAACAGCTGATGGATCGCAAGCTGGACTGGGGAGCTTGTGGAGAAAATCTGACGGTTGAAGGCTGTGCCGAAGAAGACGTCCGGATTGGTGATGTGTACGAGTTGGGCGAAGCCACAGTACAGGTTAGTCAGCCCAGACAACCTTGCTTCAAGCTGGGTGCGAGGTATGACTATAAGGAGTTGCCTGTTTATTTTCAGGAGAGTGGACATACCGGATTTTACTTTCGTGTACTGCAAGAAGGTGAGGTAGGGCCTTCATCGATATTTCGAAGGATCAGCACTGATCCTGCATCAATGACGGTTCTTGAAGCCAATCGAATTATGCATCAGGGGAAAGAAGATATGGAAGGTATTCAGGCGTTACTGGCCATACCTGCGCTGTCAGACAGCTGGAGGCAGACGTTAATGAAACGATTGTCCAAGTTGGAGAACAAGTAG
- a CDS encoding ROK family protein, which produces MTILGAIEAGGTKFVCGIGTENGEVLERVSFPTTTPEETMAQVISFFEGKGIEALGVGSFGPIDPIEGSPTYGYITTTPKPHWGQYNVIGKLKEHFDVPMTFDTDVNGAALGEATWGAAQGLESCLYITVGTGIGAGAVVGGKMVHGLSHPEMGHIIVRRHPEDTYEGFCPYHGDCLEGLAAGPAINKRWEQPAYELPADHKAWEIEAHYLAHALMNYILILSPQKIVMGGGVMKQEHLFPMVRSKLQELLAGYVQHPALQSDIDQYVVSPGLGDNAGLCGSLALAKLALNK; this is translated from the coding sequence ATGACGATCTTAGGCGCAATTGAAGCAGGCGGAACCAAATTTGTATGTGGTATTGGCACAGAGAACGGAGAAGTTCTGGAACGCGTAAGTTTTCCCACGACGACACCGGAAGAGACAATGGCTCAAGTGATTTCATTTTTTGAAGGCAAAGGCATTGAAGCTCTGGGTGTAGGTTCATTCGGTCCGATTGATCCGATTGAAGGAAGCCCAACATATGGCTATATCACAACAACACCAAAACCACATTGGGGACAGTATAACGTGATTGGCAAGCTCAAGGAGCATTTTGATGTGCCGATGACATTTGATACGGATGTGAATGGTGCGGCACTTGGAGAAGCAACCTGGGGCGCTGCACAAGGTCTTGAGAGCTGTCTGTATATCACTGTGGGTACAGGTATTGGTGCAGGTGCTGTGGTTGGCGGTAAAATGGTCCATGGATTGTCACATCCTGAGATGGGACATATCATTGTACGCAGACATCCGGAGGATACATACGAAGGTTTCTGTCCGTATCATGGTGACTGCCTCGAAGGCCTTGCAGCAGGCCCGGCCATTAACAAACGTTGGGAGCAACCGGCTTATGAACTGCCTGCAGATCATAAAGCTTGGGAGATCGAAGCGCATTACCTGGCGCATGCACTGATGAACTATATCCTGATTCTCTCTCCGCAGAAAATCGTCATGGGTGGCGGAGTAATGAAGCAGGAGCACCTGTTCCCGATGGTGCGTAGCAAACTGCAGGAGTTGCTGGCAGGGTACGTTCAGCATCCGGCGCTTCAATCCGACATTGACCAGTATGTTGTGTCACCAGGACTTGGAGACAATGCGGGTCTGTGTGGTTCGCTGGCGCTTGCCAAGTTGGCATTGAATAAATAG
- a CDS encoding HRDC domain-containing protein: MEVIFMNRLSKMSDQNAEYAQLWIGEEEDSWQLGWSRYEEGEREDSIWYEGTSWEELLHIYRLQLAIQMSEGYRPQLQGLFHENDDLKSRSYGGQRLHCYSELYGNEQLYTDLCTWRRKRAVSDRKAPYFVATNRLLRLISAFVPQSLDELMQLPGVGESKATEYGTEWMEITSGLERSTTFPLDWVFTALKEEEYESWLYKQKEQKYKQELDKFTTRKQVLEGMKEGYTLEEIVNRSGLSRRELVELLEALDHEGYDTDCLLDVELAVMPENEQEAVWSAYEELGDTFLKPVLHKVYGGEKPDGGSLEQVYERLRMIRIRFRRHAETEKNVG; encoded by the coding sequence ATGGAAGTCATTTTCATGAACAGATTGTCCAAAATGTCAGATCAGAATGCAGAGTATGCACAGTTATGGATTGGGGAAGAGGAAGATAGTTGGCAGCTGGGATGGAGTCGCTACGAGGAAGGAGAGCGTGAGGATAGCATATGGTATGAAGGGACTTCTTGGGAGGAGCTGCTTCATATTTACCGTCTTCAGCTTGCCATACAGATGAGTGAGGGGTACCGACCGCAGTTGCAGGGGTTATTTCATGAGAATGATGATCTGAAATCACGCAGTTATGGTGGACAGCGCCTCCATTGTTACAGTGAGTTATACGGCAATGAGCAATTATATACGGATCTGTGCACATGGCGCAGGAAGAGAGCTGTGTCTGACCGGAAGGCACCGTATTTTGTTGCAACGAATCGTCTGCTGCGTTTGATCAGTGCCTTTGTTCCGCAATCGCTGGATGAACTGATGCAACTGCCGGGCGTAGGAGAGAGCAAAGCGACTGAGTATGGTACGGAATGGATGGAGATTACAAGCGGATTGGAGCGTTCAACGACATTCCCGCTGGACTGGGTATTTACGGCGCTGAAGGAAGAAGAGTATGAGAGTTGGTTATACAAGCAGAAAGAGCAGAAGTACAAGCAGGAACTTGATAAGTTCACCACGCGTAAGCAGGTGCTTGAAGGCATGAAGGAAGGGTATACGTTAGAGGAGATTGTTAATCGATCCGGATTATCCCGACGCGAGTTGGTTGAGCTGTTAGAGGCACTGGATCATGAAGGTTATGACACCGATTGTCTTCTTGATGTGGAGCTGGCAGTGATGCCAGAGAACGAACAAGAGGCCGTATGGAGTGCGTATGAGGAGCTGGGAGATACGTTCCTGAAGCCAGTATTACATAAGGTGTATGGAGGAGAGAAACCGGATGGAGGAAGTCTGGAGCAGGTCTATGAAAGACTGCGCATGATTCGAATCCGCTTCCGTCGGCACGCAGAGACAGAGAAGAATGTTGGTTAA
- the corA gene encoding magnesium/cobalt transporter CorA translates to MKIRLVNNGVFIPVDDIQQALTPPAEGFYWIDADVDDLAVLQPLFLMHDLAVEDCLSDEEQRPKIEIYENHYFIVINSIRFDDEEIFLRAVNLFLGRHFIISVTKQKVSELRTLKPILWEQEISTPDRLLYLLVDLIVDNYFTVGDRIEARIEKLEEDILMHTKKSHLNEIIGLRSEILWLKKVLGPQKEVINTLNKKDLRLIDDQLQKYFSDIYENAVKISETFETYRDLMGNLREAYQSSIANRANEIMRVFTAITTVFMPLTVITGIYGMNFTNMPELNWKYSYFVVIGLMVTLGLSMFFIFRKKDWV, encoded by the coding sequence ATGAAAATCCGGTTGGTAAACAACGGTGTATTTATTCCGGTGGACGACATTCAGCAGGCGCTGACTCCACCAGCGGAAGGCTTTTACTGGATTGATGCAGACGTAGACGATTTGGCGGTACTTCAGCCGCTGTTCTTGATGCATGATCTGGCTGTGGAAGACTGTCTTAGTGACGAAGAACAACGTCCGAAGATTGAAATTTATGAGAACCATTATTTTATTGTGATTAATAGCATCCGTTTCGATGATGAAGAGATATTTCTACGTGCGGTCAACCTGTTTCTCGGCAGACATTTCATTATTAGTGTTACCAAGCAAAAGGTCAGCGAATTGCGTACACTGAAACCCATCCTGTGGGAACAGGAAATCAGTACACCGGATCGTCTGCTGTATTTGCTGGTTGACTTGATTGTTGATAATTATTTCACCGTAGGTGACCGAATTGAAGCACGGATCGAGAAGCTTGAGGAAGACATTCTGATGCACACCAAAAAGTCACATCTGAATGAAATTATCGGGCTGCGCAGTGAGATTCTGTGGCTGAAAAAAGTCCTTGGACCTCAGAAAGAGGTCATTAACACCCTGAACAAAAAAGATCTGCGTCTCATCGATGATCAACTGCAAAAGTATTTCAGTGACATCTATGAGAATGCTGTAAAAATATCTGAAACCTTTGAGACTTATCGCGACCTGATGGGCAACTTGCGAGAAGCCTACCAATCCAGTATTGCGAACCGGGCGAATGAGATCATGCGTGTATTTACCGCCATTACCACGGTCTTCATGCCGCTGACGGTCATTACCGGTATATACGGCATGAACTTTACGAACATGCCAGAGCTTAACTGGAAATACAGCTATTTTGTTGTGATTGGCCTGATGGTTACTCTGGGCCTGAGCATGTTCTTCATTTTCCGCAAGAAAGACTGGGTATGA
- the metA gene encoding homoserine O-succinyltransferase yields MPIKIPDTLPAKEVLEGENIFVMDETSAYQQDIRPLRIAILNLMPTKETTETQLLRLVGNTPIQVDVVLVHPKSHTSKNTSQEYLDLFYKTFDEIEHRRFDGMIITGAPVEQMDFEDVNYWNEIQEIFEWTKTNVTSTLHICWASQAGLYHHFDVPKVALDEKCFGVFPHTINKPHVPLLRGFDEVFNVPHSRHTEVRREDIEKNENLEILAESEEAGIFLVATKDGKQIFATGHAEYDPFSLKWEYDRDTAKGLDIALPRHYYPNDDPSRVPPATWRAHANLLFSNWLNYYVYQETPYDIGPQI; encoded by the coding sequence ATGCCAATCAAAATACCCGATACTCTGCCAGCAAAAGAAGTACTTGAAGGAGAGAATATCTTCGTCATGGATGAAACTTCTGCATATCAGCAGGATATTCGTCCACTCCGTATCGCTATATTAAACCTGATGCCCACAAAGGAAACGACCGAAACACAATTGCTTCGTCTGGTGGGAAACACGCCTATTCAGGTGGATGTCGTTCTCGTACATCCCAAATCCCATACGTCGAAGAATACGTCTCAAGAGTATTTGGATCTGTTCTATAAAACCTTCGATGAGATTGAGCACCGCCGTTTCGATGGAATGATCATTACAGGTGCCCCGGTGGAACAGATGGATTTCGAAGACGTGAACTATTGGAATGAAATCCAGGAGATCTTCGAATGGACCAAAACCAATGTGACTTCAACCCTCCACATATGTTGGGCTTCCCAGGCAGGTTTATACCATCATTTCGACGTACCCAAGGTTGCACTTGATGAAAAGTGTTTTGGCGTTTTCCCACATACCATCAATAAACCACATGTTCCGTTGCTGCGTGGATTCGATGAAGTATTCAACGTTCCACATTCCCGTCATACGGAAGTGAGACGCGAAGATATTGAAAAGAATGAGAATTTAGAGATTTTGGCTGAATCCGAGGAAGCGGGGATCTTCCTGGTTGCTACCAAAGACGGCAAACAGATTTTTGCCACAGGACATGCCGAGTATGACCCGTTCTCATTAAAGTGGGAGTATGACCGGGATACAGCCAAAGGGTTGGATATCGCATTGCCTAGACATTATTATCCGAATGACGACCCTTCCCGTGTGCCACCGGCTACTTGGCGCGCTCATGCCAACTTATTATTCTCTAACTGGCTCAATTACTATGTGTATCAAGAAACACCTTACGATATTGGCCCGCAAATCTAA
- a CDS encoding PLP-dependent transferase, which yields MEDNNKLKIESRLAQIGSINEPVTGAINFPIYQSTAFRHPKLGQSTGFDYIRTTNPTRKVLEEAAAALESGDAGFACSSGMAALQTIFAMFGQGDHLIVSLDLYGGTYRLLERILSRFGVTASYVDTNDLAALEKVRQPNTKAVFIETPTNPLMMITDVQAVASWAKSYNLLTIVDNTLLTPFFQRPIELGADIIIHSATKYLGGHNDVLAGLIITKGEALSAEMAFLHNSIGAVLSPSDSYQLMKGMKTLALRMERHEHNALTTAKYLLEHPAVVEVYHPGLSDHPGYEIQNKQSTGNTGIFSFKVKDARYVEPLLRHIKLIAFAESLGGVESLMTYPAVQTHADIPLEIREAVGVDDRLLRFSVGIEHADDLIADLGNALTAAQQEVEGGVHS from the coding sequence ATGGAAGACAACAACAAGTTGAAAATCGAAAGCCGCTTAGCACAAATTGGGTCCATCAATGAACCGGTAACAGGCGCCATTAACTTTCCGATCTATCAATCCACTGCGTTTCGCCACCCGAAGCTTGGACAAAGCACGGGGTTTGATTATATTCGTACGACTAATCCAACCCGTAAAGTATTGGAAGAAGCCGCCGCAGCGCTGGAGTCCGGTGATGCAGGGTTTGCCTGTAGCTCGGGAATGGCCGCGCTGCAAACGATCTTTGCCATGTTTGGTCAAGGGGATCATCTAATTGTATCGCTGGATCTGTATGGTGGAACCTATCGTCTGCTGGAACGTATTCTTTCCCGTTTCGGCGTAACTGCTAGTTATGTGGACACGAATGACCTTGCAGCACTGGAGAAGGTTCGTCAGCCGAATACAAAAGCTGTATTTATTGAGACACCAACCAATCCGCTGATGATGATCACCGATGTGCAAGCCGTAGCTTCCTGGGCGAAAAGTTACAACCTGTTGACCATTGTTGACAACACGTTGCTGACTCCATTTTTCCAACGTCCGATTGAACTGGGTGCCGATATCATCATTCATAGCGCTACCAAATATCTGGGCGGACACAATGATGTGTTGGCCGGTCTAATCATTACCAAAGGTGAGGCGTTATCTGCAGAGATGGCGTTCCTGCATAATTCCATTGGAGCGGTATTGTCTCCAAGTGATTCCTACCAGTTGATGAAAGGTATGAAAACGCTGGCTCTTCGCATGGAGCGTCATGAGCACAATGCACTTACTACTGCTAAATACTTGCTTGAGCACCCAGCGGTGGTTGAAGTGTATCATCCAGGTTTATCCGATCATCCGGGGTATGAGATACAGAACAAACAATCCACGGGTAACACAGGTATCTTCTCTTTCAAAGTGAAGGATGCACGTTATGTTGAACCGTTGCTGCGTCATATCAAACTCATTGCTTTTGCCGAAAGTCTCGGCGGAGTTGAATCACTTATGACTTATCCGGCAGTACAGACTCATGCGGATATTCCGCTTGAAATTCGTGAAGCCGTAGGTGTGGATGACCGTCTGCTCCGGTTCTCCGTAGGCATTGAACATGCAGATGATCTGATTGCAGATCTCGGCAATGCTCTGACAGCTGCACAACAAGAAGTGGAAGGAGGCGTGCACTCATGA